A genome region from Arthrobacter sp. V1I9 includes the following:
- a CDS encoding GAF and ANTAR domain-containing protein, whose protein sequence is MSNSPESEPVEQLQSILVGTEDAAEFLSGLSKLAAAAVSEAAGDEVECAVTIKIRRKPSTAAGSSTRAVELDQLEQAVGDGPCIKALRDMSPVVIDDVASDLRWPELSQKFMEAGVHSSLGVPLEIGNGASAALNFFASKPNVFTPNVYDKAVGFAAAAHSTLQLSVRINSAQDRAEDLEAAMESRTAINLACGVIMAQNRCSQAEAMEILTKVSSNRNRKLRDVATELIEQLSGTSIQTHFDS, encoded by the coding sequence ATGTCGAATTCACCAGAGAGCGAACCCGTCGAGCAGCTTCAGAGCATTCTCGTGGGCACGGAAGATGCCGCTGAGTTCCTCTCCGGGCTCTCCAAATTGGCTGCCGCTGCGGTTTCGGAGGCGGCAGGCGACGAGGTCGAATGCGCAGTCACCATCAAGATCAGGCGGAAGCCCTCCACGGCCGCGGGCAGCAGCACCCGGGCCGTCGAGCTGGATCAGCTGGAGCAGGCAGTGGGTGACGGCCCCTGCATCAAGGCGCTGCGGGACATGTCTCCGGTGGTTATCGACGACGTCGCCTCGGATCTGCGGTGGCCCGAGCTGTCGCAGAAGTTCATGGAGGCCGGCGTCCACAGCTCCTTGGGTGTGCCCCTCGAAATCGGCAATGGAGCCAGTGCCGCACTGAATTTCTTTGCGTCAAAGCCCAACGTCTTCACCCCTAACGTCTATGACAAGGCCGTTGGTTTTGCTGCGGCCGCCCACAGCACGCTGCAACTGTCGGTCCGCATCAACTCGGCACAGGACCGGGCGGAGGATCTGGAGGCGGCGATGGAAAGCCGCACCGCCATCAACCTGGCCTGCGGAGTCATCATGGCGCAGAACAGGTGCTCGCAGGCAGAAGCGATGGAGATCCTCACCAAGGTTTCCAGCAACCGCAACCGCAAACTGCGCGACGTCGCAACCGAACTGATCGAACAGCTTTCGGGCACCAGCATCCAGACCCACTTCGACTCGTAA
- a CDS encoding GAF domain-containing protein — MAQDSRSEHHQETQPQDPFPDGTDISGFLAGLAAIASARVSSPGNRIHTGITIIQREKAEALAGSDAAARALDELQNGFGDGPCLTALRSGAPLLVPDLTCEHRWPAYVKAADEKGVSSILAVPLDLGDEAEGVLNLYSGRSNGFSDDDVSTVEAFAEQAAGSLRLALHIIRLSRVRSDLAT, encoded by the coding sequence ATGGCCCAGGACAGCAGGTCCGAACATCATCAGGAAACGCAGCCGCAGGATCCGTTCCCGGACGGTACGGACATCTCTGGCTTCCTGGCCGGACTGGCAGCCATTGCCTCCGCCAGGGTGTCCTCTCCGGGTAACCGGATTCATACGGGCATAACCATCATCCAGCGTGAAAAGGCCGAGGCCCTGGCCGGCAGCGACGCCGCTGCGCGTGCCCTGGATGAGTTGCAGAACGGGTTTGGGGACGGCCCCTGCCTGACGGCACTGAGATCCGGAGCGCCACTCCTGGTTCCTGACCTCACCTGCGAGCACCGCTGGCCCGCCTACGTCAAGGCGGCCGACGAGAAGGGCGTATCCTCCATCCTTGCCGTTCCGCTGGACCTCGGCGATGAGGCAGAAGGGGTCCTGAACCTGTACTCCGGCAGGAGCAATGGCTTCTCCGATGACGATGTATCAACCGTGGAGGCGTTCGCTGAACAGGCCGCAGGGTCGTTGCGGCTGGCCCTGCACATTATCCGGCTCAGCAGAGTCAGGAGTGACCTGGCCACGTGA
- a CDS encoding DUF1992 domain-containing protein, translated as MGSGEDFRKRLERAAEVRSYRGAGISAEEEAALDALDAKEREKRRKVGDAARAEYLVRDAMAHGKFDNLKYAGKPIPGLGESYDPDWWVKGLIQRENISGLGPAAILLRTEDAELDAKLDAQYTEQQVRDILEDFNRRVVDARRQLQGGPPVITKTRDVEEEVGWWRERRAASQVPQPAPEPEMPRSWWRRLWKGTG; from the coding sequence ATGGGCAGCGGTGAGGACTTCCGGAAGCGGCTGGAGCGTGCCGCCGAAGTCCGGTCCTACCGGGGAGCCGGCATCAGCGCTGAGGAGGAAGCCGCTCTGGACGCCCTCGACGCAAAGGAGCGGGAGAAACGCCGGAAGGTGGGCGATGCCGCCCGGGCCGAGTACCTGGTCAGGGATGCGATGGCGCACGGGAAGTTCGACAACCTCAAGTACGCGGGCAAACCGATTCCGGGGTTGGGAGAATCGTACGACCCCGACTGGTGGGTCAAAGGCCTCATCCAGCGCGAAAACATCAGCGGCCTGGGCCCGGCGGCCATCCTGCTCCGCACCGAGGACGCCGAGCTGGACGCCAAGCTCGATGCGCAGTACACGGAGCAGCAGGTCCGCGACATCCTGGAGGATTTCAACCGCCGGGTTGTCGATGCGCGGCGCCAGCTCCAGGGCGGCCCGCCGGTTATCACCAAGACCCGGGACGTGGAGGAGGAAGTGGGGTGGTGGCGCGAACGCCGGGCTGCCTCACAGGTTCCGCAGCCCGCGCCCGAGCCGGAAATGCCTCGCTCGTGGTGGCGCAGGCTGTGGAAGGGGACCGGCTAG
- a CDS encoding metalloregulator ArsR/SmtB family transcription factor, whose protein sequence is MTALQTLGPEVDASCCTPAAKPALSAKEARQRALVFKALADPNRLRLLSIVKAGESGEACVCDLTEPLDLGQPTVSHHLKILVEAGLLHREKRGTWAYFSLVPGALDDAAGLLATL, encoded by the coding sequence ATGACCGCTCTGCAAACTCTTGGGCCCGAGGTGGACGCCTCCTGCTGCACTCCGGCCGCGAAGCCGGCACTCAGCGCAAAGGAAGCACGGCAGAGGGCGCTGGTTTTCAAGGCGCTGGCTGATCCGAACCGGCTCCGCCTGCTCTCCATCGTAAAGGCAGGGGAATCGGGAGAGGCCTGCGTCTGCGACCTCACAGAGCCGCTGGACCTCGGCCAGCCCACGGTGTCGCACCACCTTAAAATCCTGGTGGAGGCGGGACTGCTGCACCGGGAAAAACGCGGCACCTGGGCCTACTTCTCGCTGGTTCCCGGCGCGCTCGACGACGCAGCCGGACTCCTGGCGACGCTGTGA
- a CDS encoding metalloregulator ArsR/SmtB family transcription factor gives MVVDHIRETELDRLFQAFADSTRRDIVRRVTVGEYTVSGLAGLYAMSFAAVQKHVAVLERASLVTKEKRGREQIVRGNHEGLQKARRLLDEYEAIWRQRVGRIADILAEG, from the coding sequence ATGGTTGTAGATCATATCCGCGAAACTGAACTTGACCGCCTCTTCCAGGCGTTCGCCGATTCCACCCGCCGCGACATCGTCCGGCGAGTGACCGTGGGCGAATATACGGTTTCCGGCCTCGCGGGCCTTTACGCCATGAGCTTCGCCGCCGTCCAGAAGCATGTGGCGGTGTTGGAACGCGCCTCCCTGGTCACCAAGGAAAAGCGCGGAAGGGAGCAGATCGTGCGGGGTAATCATGAAGGGCTGCAGAAAGCCCGCCGGCTGCTCGATGAGTACGAGGCGATCTGGCGGCAGCGCGTAGGCCGCATCGCTGACATTCTGGCTGAAGGATAA
- a CDS encoding GNAT family N-acetyltransferase, with protein sequence MKSLETERLILRQWEPEDADFVLDLYSRWEVQRFIGSPPQVMGQRAEAAERIRTWRNIHQQPMAHPSHAIWAVQLKSLSGTPAPLVGTLLLKSIPASGGALPLQPSGDTEIGWHFHPDHWGHGYATEAAGTALAYALASGLDKVVAVTAPANTASQKVCLRIGMTHRGQTDRYYNSTCELFETTTLH encoded by the coding sequence GTGAAAAGCCTCGAAACCGAGCGACTGATCCTCCGTCAGTGGGAGCCTGAGGACGCCGACTTTGTGCTGGACCTCTACTCCCGCTGGGAAGTTCAGCGCTTCATCGGGAGCCCTCCACAGGTAATGGGGCAACGGGCCGAGGCTGCGGAGCGCATTCGAACCTGGCGGAACATCCATCAGCAGCCCATGGCCCACCCCAGCCACGCCATCTGGGCCGTACAGCTCAAGTCCCTATCGGGAACACCGGCACCTCTCGTCGGGACCCTGCTCCTGAAGTCCATCCCAGCATCGGGCGGGGCTTTGCCGCTCCAGCCCTCGGGGGACACGGAAATCGGCTGGCATTTCCACCCCGACCATTGGGGACATGGCTACGCAACAGAGGCGGCCGGCACGGCCCTCGCGTACGCGCTGGCCAGCGGGCTGGACAAGGTGGTGGCAGTCACGGCCCCGGCCAACACGGCCTCCCAAAAGGTCTGCCTGCGCATCGGCATGACCCACCGCGGACAGACCGACAGGTACTACAACTCCACCTGCGAGCTATTCGAGACGACAACACTCCACTAG
- a CDS encoding Type 1 glutamine amidotransferase-like domain-containing protein, giving the protein MGIFLAGAGADYDSFPDVFKRFVEDIPRPGVEGRPLRIAVVVHHRGGCPESVLQDYAAPLRSLAYCEVVPVLLRAGGPADPAVFDRVDAVVVGGGLTPAYLTGLQGCGSAIAARVADGFPYLGFSAGAMIAPGAGIVGGYRIGGVEVCGEECSEDLDEVEVRAGLGLVPFAVDVHAAQAGTLSRAVGAVAAGLVDRAVAVDEDTAIVLRDGGGDFEVIGSGNCWDIRRSGTGCSVSIRPAVN; this is encoded by the coding sequence ATGGGCATTTTCCTGGCCGGCGCCGGAGCCGACTATGACTCCTTTCCCGACGTCTTCAAGCGCTTCGTCGAGGACATCCCAAGGCCGGGCGTCGAGGGGCGGCCCCTCCGGATCGCGGTAGTGGTGCACCACCGCGGCGGCTGCCCTGAAAGCGTGCTGCAGGATTACGCCGCGCCACTGCGGTCCCTGGCCTACTGTGAGGTGGTCCCGGTCCTGCTGCGTGCCGGCGGCCCTGCGGATCCCGCGGTTTTCGACCGTGTGGACGCTGTGGTGGTGGGCGGCGGGCTGACCCCGGCGTACCTCACAGGGCTGCAGGGTTGCGGGAGTGCCATCGCGGCAAGGGTGGCCGATGGCTTCCCCTACCTTGGGTTTTCGGCCGGCGCCATGATTGCTCCCGGAGCAGGCATAGTGGGCGGTTACCGGATTGGGGGCGTCGAGGTGTGCGGTGAAGAGTGTTCAGAGGACCTGGACGAAGTAGAGGTCCGGGCGGGATTGGGGCTGGTTCCGTTCGCAGTGGACGTCCACGCCGCCCAGGCCGGCACCCTGAGCAGGGCCGTGGGTGCCGTGGCGGCGGGACTCGTGGACAGGGCCGTCGCCGTAGATGAGGACACCGCAATAGTCCTGCGCGACGGCGGCGGGGACTTCGAGGTGATCGGCAGCGGAAACTGCTGGGATATCCGCAGATCCGGGACAGGCTGCAGTGTTTCCATCCGCCCCGCCGTCAACTGA
- a CDS encoding SRPBCC domain-containing protein, giving the protein MSVISSTKNLEALSFTLVAEFDAGVERVWQLWEDPRQLERWWGPPTWPATFEQFEFQSGGKAGYYMTGPEGEKAGGWWRFTAIQAPNKLEFDDGFADENGAPVEDLGITHATVSLEEAGGRTRMTIVSTFESEEQMEQMVQMGMEEGMKEAVGQIDAILSEHANA; this is encoded by the coding sequence ATGTCGGTTATCAGTTCCACCAAGAATCTCGAGGCGCTCAGCTTCACCCTCGTGGCCGAATTCGACGCCGGCGTCGAACGTGTCTGGCAGCTTTGGGAGGACCCGCGCCAGCTGGAGCGCTGGTGGGGTCCGCCCACCTGGCCCGCCACTTTTGAGCAGTTTGAATTCCAGTCCGGTGGTAAGGCCGGCTACTACATGACCGGTCCCGAGGGCGAAAAGGCCGGCGGCTGGTGGCGCTTCACCGCCATCCAGGCACCCAACAAGCTGGAGTTCGACGACGGTTTCGCCGACGAAAACGGGGCGCCCGTCGAGGACCTGGGCATCACGCACGCAACAGTCTCGTTGGAGGAGGCCGGCGGCCGTACCAGGATGACCATTGTCTCCACCTTCGAGTCCGAAGAGCAGATGGAACAGATGGTCCAGATGGGCATGGAGGAGGGCATGAAGGAGGCCGTCGGCCAGATTGACGCCATCCTCTCCGAACACGCCAACGCCTGA
- a CDS encoding PaaI family thioesterase, protein MHSSPGGLRWSLGPTVAGCAAHSTLAAGIGYTSIDLSVSYLRPITADRGVLRAEGSVVKQGQRVIFAEGRILGPAGELLATATSSLLVIAAGAPPRLR, encoded by the coding sequence GTGCATTCCAGCCCGGGAGGTTTACGCTGGTCACTCGGGCCGACCGTGGCCGGGTGCGCCGCCCACAGCACCTTGGCCGCGGGGATCGGCTACACCTCCATTGACCTTTCGGTCAGCTACCTGCGGCCCATCACGGCTGACCGCGGCGTCCTCCGGGCCGAAGGTTCGGTGGTCAAGCAAGGGCAGCGCGTCATCTTTGCCGAGGGACGCATCCTCGGCCCGGCCGGCGAACTGCTGGCAACAGCCACCAGCTCGCTGCTTGTGATCGCCGCGGGTGCCCCGCCGCGCCTGCGCTGA
- a CDS encoding PadR family transcriptional regulator, producing MKGISHDDISGSHSGRGRFERGRGRRGPHGHRGGGFGPGFGGGSGPGFGPGFGPGFGRGPRRASRGDVRSAILSLLAEAPSNGYGLIKAIAEKTSGAWRPSPGSIYPTLQQLVDEELITALSEGRGTEFTLTDAGRAWVAEHAEELENAWDSGPDSPDKDFHQSIGKLMGVIHQFRTGVTEEQRAAAIVKLDETRRALYKILAD from the coding sequence ATGAAAGGCATTTCTCACGACGACATTTCCGGATCGCACTCCGGCAGGGGCCGGTTTGAGCGTGGCCGCGGCAGGCGCGGACCACACGGACACCGCGGCGGCGGCTTCGGACCGGGTTTCGGAGGCGGGTCCGGGCCGGGCTTTGGTCCGGGCTTCGGGCCAGGTTTCGGGCGCGGCCCGCGCAGGGCAAGCAGGGGTGACGTGCGCTCCGCCATCCTCTCGCTCCTGGCCGAAGCGCCCTCAAATGGTTACGGGCTGATAAAGGCGATTGCCGAAAAAACCAGCGGAGCCTGGCGCCCGAGTCCAGGATCGATCTACCCCACACTGCAGCAGCTGGTGGACGAGGAACTTATCACGGCGCTCAGCGAAGGCCGCGGAACTGAGTTCACGCTTACGGACGCCGGAAGGGCATGGGTGGCAGAGCATGCTGAGGAACTCGAAAATGCCTGGGACTCCGGACCTGACAGCCCCGACAAGGACTTCCACCAGAGCATCGGGAAGCTGATGGGCGTTATCCACCAGTTCCGTACGGGTGTCACTGAAGAACAGCGGGCCGCTGCCATCGTGAAGCTGGACGAAACCCG
- a CDS encoding GAF and ANTAR domain-containing protein produces MDVLPNTAADISSPADAVSHAAAFQDGIVSRLQDLVLQTADAQDFFKELAVFSASLLAPPGGEVICNVTVARRRKPLTIASSTPRAREMDELQYSFADGPCLSAMKTGNTVYVDDVTSERRWPEYARAVAAHGVGSLLCVPLELEGESSAALNIYSSAVFGFSREDIARAELFGEQSAKTLRLELRLTQLRDAKEDLEAAMKSRTAIDIAVGVIMAQNRCSQAAAMGILRKASNSRNIKLREVAAGVIHSISPDPELRTHFDE; encoded by the coding sequence ATGGACGTCTTACCCAATACTGCTGCCGATATATCCAGCCCTGCTGACGCTGTCTCTCATGCCGCGGCCTTCCAGGACGGCATCGTTTCCCGTCTGCAGGACCTTGTCCTGCAGACCGCTGACGCCCAGGACTTCTTCAAGGAACTCGCCGTTTTCTCGGCTTCCCTCCTGGCCCCGCCCGGCGGTGAGGTCATCTGCAACGTCACCGTGGCCCGCCGAAGGAAACCACTGACTATTGCCTCCAGCACACCCCGGGCGCGGGAGATGGATGAGCTGCAGTACTCCTTCGCGGATGGGCCCTGCCTTTCGGCCATGAAAACAGGCAACACCGTCTACGTGGATGACGTCACCAGCGAGCGCCGTTGGCCAGAATATGCGCGGGCGGTCGCAGCCCACGGCGTCGGCTCGCTTCTGTGTGTTCCGCTGGAACTGGAGGGGGAGTCCTCCGCTGCCCTCAACATCTATTCTTCGGCCGTGTTCGGTTTCTCCCGGGAGGACATCGCGCGGGCTGAACTGTTCGGCGAACAGTCGGCCAAAACCCTCAGGCTGGAGCTGCGCCTGACCCAGTTGAGGGACGCCAAGGAGGACTTGGAGGCAGCAATGAAGTCCAGGACGGCCATCGATATTGCCGTCGGAGTCATCATGGCGCAGAACCGCTGCAGCCAGGCCGCAGCCATGGGAATCCTGCGGAAGGCGTCCAACAGCCGCAACATCAAGCTGCGGGAGGTTGCGGCCGGCGTGATCCACTCCATTTCGCCCGACCCGGAGTTGCGCACCCACTTCGACGAATAG
- the trxB gene encoding thioredoxin-disulfide reductase, producing MTPDANTPATEQLIIIGSGPAGYTAAIYAARAGLEPLVLAGSVTAGGALMNTTEVENFPGFPGGVQGPELMDGLQEQAEKFGAKVQFDDVTEVRLKGHLKRVVTGGGETYQAPAVILATGSAYKELGLPEEKKFSGHGVSWCATCDGFFFREQDIIVVGGGDSAMEEAMFLTRFGKSVTVVVRKGELRASRIMAQRAKDNPKISFAWNSAVTKIHGDGKVSGVTLTDTGTGETREHAATGIFVAIGHVPRTELLTGQVDLDEDGYIKVDSPTTVTNLSGVFACGDAVDHRYRQAITAAGTGCAAALDAERYLAALNDADSIATALVEEPTHS from the coding sequence GTGACCCCTGACGCGAACACCCCCGCAACCGAGCAGCTGATCATCATCGGCTCCGGCCCGGCCGGTTACACCGCCGCCATTTACGCGGCCCGCGCTGGCCTCGAGCCGCTGGTGCTGGCCGGATCGGTGACCGCCGGTGGTGCGCTGATGAACACCACTGAAGTGGAGAACTTCCCGGGCTTCCCCGGCGGTGTGCAGGGGCCGGAGCTGATGGACGGGCTGCAGGAGCAGGCCGAGAAGTTCGGCGCCAAGGTGCAGTTCGACGACGTCACTGAGGTCCGGTTGAAGGGCCACCTTAAGCGCGTGGTCACCGGCGGCGGCGAAACCTATCAGGCCCCAGCCGTCATCCTGGCCACCGGTTCTGCCTACAAGGAGCTCGGCCTGCCGGAGGAGAAGAAGTTCAGCGGCCACGGTGTTTCCTGGTGTGCCACCTGCGACGGGTTCTTCTTCCGCGAACAGGACATCATCGTGGTCGGCGGCGGTGACTCGGCCATGGAAGAGGCGATGTTCCTGACCCGGTTCGGGAAGTCCGTCACCGTCGTCGTCCGCAAGGGTGAACTGCGGGCCTCCCGCATCATGGCGCAGCGTGCCAAGGACAACCCCAAGATCAGCTTCGCCTGGAACTCAGCCGTCACTAAGATCCACGGTGACGGGAAAGTCAGCGGCGTAACGCTGACGGATACCGGCACGGGCGAAACCCGGGAGCACGCCGCCACAGGCATCTTCGTGGCGATCGGGCATGTGCCGCGCACCGAACTGCTGACCGGGCAGGTGGACCTGGACGAGGACGGCTACATCAAGGTGGACTCACCCACCACCGTCACCAACCTTTCAGGCGTTTTCGCCTGCGGCGACGCCGTGGACCACCGCTACCGCCAGGCCATCACCGCCGCCGGCACCGGCTGCGCCGCCGCCCTCGACGCCGAACGCTACCTCGCCGCGCTGAACGATGCGGACAGCATCGCCACCGCCCTGGTCGAGGAACCCACTCACAGCTGA
- a CDS encoding transglycosylase domain-containing protein: MAKKKKRRRGNSSPWGRFLGFLAASVMCGVLAASLVVPSVAAAGYGVSTSINFFENLPEELTVQPPSQSTKVLTSDGKAIATFYAENRVRVPLDQMSPYIKDAVIAIEDSRFYEHAGLDPQGILRAVVTNLTKGDQQGASTITQQYVTNVLNEAKLSQERPDEVVLSGQKDFGDKLREMKLAVALEKKFTKEQILEGYLNIVFFNSDAYGVEAAARYFFNTRAKDLNLPQAALLAGLVNSPTFYNPALNPEKSVVRRDQVLGEMLRQEKITQVEHDEAVASPIALKISPQRQGCANATMAPYFCDYISHLILNNPAYGSTQKERERKLYRGGLTITTTLDSRLQAAAQSQVNGTAGRNPDRWGAALVTVQPGTGKILAMAQNTVFLPEPGKFDTQLNFNVDAKDPQGNDLNGAGGFQTGSTMKPFTFAEWLNEGKRLNAVVDASKRVYPLGFPWRSSCGKVLGAYSTAQNNPELGAADDLQNAEPGFYRKMPINYGLYNSINTATFASATQLDFCGIQKMVDAVGLHNGHDGSPINMHQLGNLLGATNVAPLHMANAFATFANDGKYCAPIALLKVTNAAGAKLPAQTSECRDAVKPNVARGVNSVLQDVMKVGSGVWIKPKVHDKVPVAAKTGTSNNNGATWVAGYTTGLSTASFFGDALEGQKRSGQKVTINGTFYPRLDGYMIAGPQWAKYMLKVAPLYKAAPFPKPPRSMSGPTPGR, encoded by the coding sequence ATGGCGAAGAAAAAGAAGCGCAGGCGCGGTAACAGTTCTCCGTGGGGGCGGTTCCTGGGATTCCTTGCAGCGAGCGTCATGTGCGGCGTGCTGGCCGCCAGCCTGGTTGTGCCGTCTGTTGCTGCGGCGGGCTACGGTGTCAGCACGTCCATCAACTTTTTCGAAAACTTGCCCGAGGAACTGACCGTCCAGCCGCCGTCGCAATCCACCAAGGTCCTCACCTCCGATGGCAAGGCGATCGCAACGTTTTACGCCGAGAACCGCGTCAGGGTCCCGCTGGACCAGATGTCCCCGTACATCAAGGACGCCGTCATCGCCATTGAGGACAGCCGGTTCTATGAACATGCCGGCCTTGATCCGCAGGGCATCCTCCGTGCCGTGGTAACCAACCTGACAAAGGGCGACCAGCAGGGGGCGTCCACCATTACGCAGCAGTACGTCACCAACGTGCTCAATGAGGCAAAGCTGTCCCAGGAACGACCGGACGAGGTGGTCCTCAGCGGCCAGAAGGACTTTGGGGACAAGCTGCGGGAGATGAAACTGGCTGTTGCCCTGGAGAAGAAGTTCACCAAGGAACAGATCCTTGAGGGCTACCTGAACATCGTGTTCTTCAACAGCGACGCCTACGGCGTGGAAGCTGCAGCCCGCTACTTCTTCAACACCCGCGCGAAAGACCTGAACCTTCCCCAAGCTGCACTGCTGGCTGGCCTGGTGAACAGCCCCACGTTCTATAACCCCGCCCTCAACCCGGAGAAGTCCGTTGTCCGCCGTGACCAGGTGCTTGGCGAGATGCTGCGGCAGGAAAAGATCACCCAGGTTGAACACGACGAGGCCGTTGCCAGCCCCATCGCACTGAAAATCAGCCCGCAGCGGCAAGGTTGTGCCAACGCCACCATGGCACCGTATTTCTGCGATTACATTTCGCACCTCATCCTGAACAACCCCGCGTACGGGTCCACGCAGAAGGAACGGGAGAGGAAGCTTTACCGGGGTGGCCTCACCATCACCACAACATTGGACAGCAGGCTGCAGGCCGCAGCCCAGTCACAGGTGAACGGGACCGCGGGCCGGAACCCTGACCGCTGGGGGGCAGCCTTGGTGACCGTCCAGCCCGGAACCGGCAAAATCCTTGCGATGGCACAGAACACCGTGTTCCTGCCCGAGCCGGGCAAGTTCGACACCCAACTTAACTTCAACGTGGACGCCAAGGATCCGCAGGGCAATGACCTTAACGGTGCCGGCGGGTTCCAGACCGGGTCCACCATGAAGCCGTTTACGTTCGCCGAGTGGCTGAATGAGGGCAAGCGGCTCAACGCGGTGGTGGACGCGTCAAAGCGGGTCTATCCGCTGGGGTTCCCGTGGCGGTCAAGCTGCGGAAAGGTGTTGGGTGCCTACAGCACTGCCCAGAACAACCCTGAACTGGGCGCGGCGGATGACCTCCAAAATGCCGAGCCGGGCTTCTACCGGAAAATGCCCATCAACTACGGCCTCTACAACTCCATCAACACCGCCACCTTCGCATCCGCTACACAGCTGGACTTCTGCGGCATCCAGAAGATGGTGGACGCCGTGGGCTTGCACAACGGCCACGACGGTTCCCCCATCAACATGCACCAGCTGGGCAACCTTCTGGGCGCCACCAATGTGGCACCGCTCCACATGGCGAACGCCTTCGCCACCTTCGCCAATGACGGAAAGTACTGCGCACCTATCGCCCTGCTGAAGGTTACTAACGCAGCCGGCGCGAAGCTTCCGGCTCAGACCAGCGAGTGCAGGGACGCAGTGAAGCCCAACGTTGCCCGTGGCGTGAACTCCGTGCTGCAGGACGTCATGAAGGTGGGCTCCGGGGTCTGGATCAAGCCCAAGGTCCACGACAAGGTTCCCGTGGCAGCAAAGACCGGCACTTCAAACAACAACGGAGCCACCTGGGTGGCTGGCTACACCACCGGGCTGTCCACCGCTTCCTTCTTCGGAGATGCGCTGGAAGGCCAGAAACGCTCCGGGCAGAAGGTCACCATCAACGGGACGTTTTACCCGCGCCTTGACGGCTATATGATCGCCGGGCCGCAGTGGGCCAAATACATGCTGAAGGTGGCTCCGCTCTATAAGGCGGCGCCGTTCCCGAAACCTCCGCGATCAATGTCCGGCCCCACTCCGGGCCGTTAG